A genomic window from Streptomyces sp. HUAS YS2 includes:
- the ilvA gene encoding threonine ammonia-lyase, with amino-acid sequence MSFRSPDPWHPLILDDVRGAQKMLSGVARVTAMEGSRYLSSLVGAPVHLKCENLQRTGSFKLRGAYVRIAGLRPEQRAAGVVAASAGNHAQGVALASALLGVHATVFMPVGAPLPKVAATRDYGADVRLHGQVVDETLAAAEEYADETGAVFIHPFDHPDIIAGQGTVGLEILEQCPEVRTIVVGIGGGGLAAGIGLAVKSVRPDVKVIGVQAEGAAAYPPSLAVGHPVSIDAPTTMADGIKVGRPGDVPFRIIQEYVDEVRTVSEDALSTALLLCLERAKLVVEPAGVSPVAALLSDPKSFRGPVVAVLSGGNVDPLVLQRILRHGMAAGGRYLSLRLRVTDRPGVLANLLGVLSAVDANVLDVGHVRTDPRLGLTEVEVELHLETKGPEHCAEVEAALREAGYVVTAG; translated from the coding sequence ATGAGCTTCCGTTCGCCTGACCCCTGGCACCCTCTGATCCTGGACGACGTGCGCGGGGCGCAGAAGATGCTGTCGGGTGTCGCCCGGGTGACCGCGATGGAGGGGAGCCGGTACCTGTCGTCGCTGGTCGGGGCGCCGGTGCACCTCAAGTGCGAGAACCTGCAGCGGACCGGTTCGTTCAAGCTGCGCGGCGCGTACGTGCGGATCGCGGGGCTGCGGCCGGAGCAGCGGGCGGCCGGGGTGGTCGCGGCGTCGGCAGGGAACCACGCGCAGGGCGTCGCGCTGGCGTCGGCGCTGCTCGGGGTGCACGCGACGGTGTTCATGCCGGTCGGGGCGCCGCTGCCGAAGGTCGCGGCGACCCGCGACTACGGCGCCGACGTGCGGCTGCACGGGCAGGTGGTGGACGAGACGCTGGCGGCGGCGGAGGAGTACGCGGACGAGACGGGGGCGGTGTTCATCCACCCCTTCGACCACCCGGACATCATCGCCGGGCAGGGCACGGTGGGCCTGGAGATCCTGGAGCAGTGCCCGGAGGTCCGCACGATCGTCGTCGGCATCGGCGGCGGGGGGCTCGCGGCGGGGATCGGGCTCGCCGTGAAGTCGGTGCGGCCGGACGTGAAGGTGATCGGCGTGCAGGCGGAGGGTGCGGCGGCGTACCCGCCGTCGCTGGCCGTGGGGCACCCGGTGTCGATCGACGCGCCGACGACGATGGCGGACGGGATCAAGGTGGGCCGGCCCGGCGACGTGCCGTTCCGGATCATCCAGGAGTACGTGGACGAGGTCCGCACGGTCTCCGAGGACGCGCTGTCCACGGCGCTGCTGCTCTGCCTGGAGCGGGCGAAGCTGGTGGTCGAGCCGGCCGGGGTGAGCCCGGTCGCGGCGCTGCTGAGCGACCCGAAGTCGTTCCGCGGGCCGGTGGTGGCGGTGCTGTCCGGGGGCAACGTGGACCCGCTGGTGCTGCAGCGGATCCTGCGGCACGGCATGGCGGCGGGCGGGCGCTACCTGAGCCTGCGACTGCGCGTGACGGACCGGCCGGGAGTGCTGGCGAACCTGCTCGGCGTGCTGTCGGCGGTGGACGCGAACGTCCTCGACGTCGGCCACGTCCGCACCGATCCGCGCCTGGGTCTGACGGAGGTGGAGGTCGAACTCCACCTGGAGACGAAGGGCCCGGAGCACTGCGCGGAGGTGGAGGCGGCGCTGCGGGAGGCGGGGTACGTGGTCACGGCGGGCTGA
- a CDS encoding ATP-binding cassette domain-containing protein, giving the protein MPGAIYAEGLVKTFGDVRALDGVDLDVPEGTVLGLLGPNGAGKTTTVRVLTTLLQPDSGRAVVAGIDVLKHPNEVRRSIGLSGQFAAVDEYLTGRENLQMVGQLYQMKAKQAKVRADELLERFSLAEAADRPAKTYSGGMRRRLDLAAALVVSPPVMFMDEPTTGLDPRNRQALWGIIQELVAGGTTLLLTTQYLEEADHLAHDICVVDHGKVIARGTSDELKAQTGGERVEVVVHQPEQIDPARDVLARYGLAGIGHGEVSVENHTRKLTVPVTGGAKLLAEVIRDLDTVGVEIDDIGLRRPTLDDVFISLTGHAAELLDEEENGGADSRSRGRDRSGKEAVK; this is encoded by the coding sequence ATGCCAGGCGCGATATACGCCGAGGGTCTGGTGAAGACCTTCGGCGACGTACGAGCTCTGGACGGCGTCGACCTCGATGTGCCCGAAGGCACGGTCCTGGGCCTGCTCGGCCCGAACGGCGCGGGAAAGACCACCACGGTGCGCGTGCTCACGACGCTCCTCCAGCCCGACAGCGGCCGCGCGGTCGTCGCCGGGATCGACGTGCTCAAGCACCCCAACGAAGTACGGCGCTCCATCGGCCTCTCCGGCCAGTTCGCCGCGGTCGACGAGTACCTGACCGGCCGCGAGAACCTCCAGATGGTCGGCCAGCTCTACCAGATGAAGGCCAAGCAGGCGAAGGTCCGCGCGGACGAACTGCTCGAGCGCTTCAGCCTCGCCGAGGCCGCCGACCGGCCCGCCAAGACGTACTCCGGCGGCATGCGCCGCCGGCTCGACCTTGCGGCCGCCCTGGTCGTCTCGCCGCCCGTGATGTTCATGGACGAGCCGACGACCGGCCTCGACCCCCGCAACCGGCAGGCCCTGTGGGGCATCATCCAGGAACTCGTCGCGGGGGGTACGACGCTGCTCCTGACGACCCAGTACCTGGAGGAGGCCGATCACCTCGCCCACGACATCTGCGTCGTCGACCACGGCAAGGTCATCGCCCGCGGCACCTCGGACGAGCTCAAGGCCCAGACCGGAGGCGAGCGCGTCGAGGTCGTCGTCCACCAGCCCGAGCAGATCGACCCGGCCCGGGACGTCCTCGCCCGCTACGGACTGGCCGGCATCGGCCACGGCGAGGTCTCCGTCGAGAACCACACCCGCAAGCTGACGGTGCCCGTCACCGGCGGCGCGAAGCTGCTCGCCGAGGTCATCCGCGATCTCGACACCGTCGGCGTCGAGATCGACGACATCGGCCTGCGCCGGCCCACCCTCGACGACGTCTTCATCTCGCTGACCGGCCATGCGGCCGAGCTGCTGGACGAGGAGGAGAACGGCGGCGCGGACTCCCGGAGCCGGGGCCGTGACCGGAGCGGAAAGGAGGCGGTGAAGTGA